A stretch of DNA from Maniola hyperantus chromosome 14, iAphHyp1.2, whole genome shotgun sequence:
aggtaagttCATGAATGTTTTATCAttatgttataagtcccgcaaattgataaggcgcgtggccgccatttaagtgacgtcagcactagactgaagtttcgagcgaatggtatatttttatttcgactgacgtcaaaatgacgtcatttcgatgttaatgagacatggttccagcgcaataacaatttgcgggacttatacattgGAAAGTGATGTGCAACTTAACATAGAGCAAGTAGGTGGGTACTCTATTAAATTTGCTTTGATTGAAGAAAGAATTCTGGAAATATTATCAAAATCCCTTAGAGTAGAGATTTTCGCCTATAAACTTTAAACTGAAAGCCTCATAAAGCCCATGATTAATCTCCTCATAACCTCGAAACGTTGTATCTGCAATACATACATGGCATTCTAATTAATAGCCAGCAATACGTTTTCATTGAGCCAATTTGTGTTGACGCAATACTTAGGTAATGAGATTATCTTGATAACAATGTTACTTGGAAAGACGTGTCTCGAATAAGGTTATTTCTTAATAGGTTTAGTGGACAACAAGCTTTTGTGGTGGCGGGttttgtaggtaaataattCTTATGTAGTGGATTCATAAAAAAACTTTGTTTTCTTTAAGCCACTGCATTTTTCACGTCGTAATAAAACTGCCTgtcgtaataaaaaatatttaggggaggggaaataaaaaaatcaattaagtaTATCGCCTCACATAAATTTATTTCTTCATATACATTATGTATAATTTTGCGAATCCATCGTGTCCCGAGACGCAGCGCGggaaaatttaattctttttataaaataatcatCGTCTACGAACTCCTACTAAATACATTCACACACCGTCCCACCATATTGCgtccgccattttaatttttgcattaaaatatattgaagCTATGGTAACACGGTACCAACATTAGCAATTCAAAATATACAAAACGCAAGGCGGCTACTTGATTCCGGATTGCAACATtgaatacattaaaaataatgcaATTTAACATGTACATTTTTAAGTTAATTACATCTGGGGgaactaaaattattatgttcGAAAAGTAAACATCTCGTTTAAATATATTTgtcgattttattaatttcttattgtttataaaaatacataacctacatttttgtttttggcAAAAATAATCTTCCTATAACACTGTTTAGGTTTATTCAccatatagaaaaaaaacaataattttggtTCCCCACTTAACCAGACACTGTCaaattacttaaacttaatacttactataataaaagaaaattacaattacaaaatCTGTATGAAAATCATCATTATAGTTCATATAGTATCTAGCTGCATAGAAgacaaaaattacataataaaaattaataaagaacACATGGAAAAACGTAGTAAATCAGTCTTTTACATACATACAACTTAACATTGGATACGAACTTGATTTGCATTTAACAcattattttgtactaaaaatGGAATTACATACATACAGCACCTCTTTATGGCATAATGGTTTTGGTTAAGTATTCGTATTACCAATACTGTATCAAATCACGACCTAAGGAAAATTCACACTTAAGAATTACATTTTAATATGAACACTGTCTACAAGTTGTAGAAAAATAACGTTATCTAGCTAAAAAGTACTattactattatatttttttcaatatttcctACTTGCAGTACTGTTATTTGTTGCAGTATTGGTGATAcgtaacatttttataataataattgcactGCTGATTACTAATATTCTACACaacatgaaaaaataaaattaaaagtgatggatttttatgtaattattttacaGGTCGGTAGTGTGCGTCAATTTTTTTAGTGTTAAAAGTTTTAcgtaaaaatgttatttaatataattttgtaaattaaaaaaagatattaaaaaaaattaatttactgatttttgatgttttaattaccgatttacataatataaccattatatatatatatatatatatataacgttAGTTGTAAAGACACAAACAAATATTCCGAGTTCCACACAAATTAATATGGTTTAAATGGTCTTAATACATGTTTTACCATAAAGTAGATTAAAAAAGCAAATAAAGTAGTTCTTTAAATGTATGAACACGAAAATGGCATTTACAACAAgtgtaaaaaaatatgtgtgGCACATTTTACGTGAAGTATGATtgttaaatcataataataaattaagttttgagaAAAATCGGTAAATCAATTTTTAGGATCATATTTATATTAAGGTATTTAACAGAGATTAATTTTAAAAGTGTTTTAAAAGCTTAAGAGGCTGAAAGAAAAGGCTAGGCAAAACTAAGGCTCCCCCAATTTATAGCCTAAGATCCCATGTCATGTCTGGAAGGAGGTATTCAATGAAAGAAGAATACTTTCTAGATAAAATACCTCTCTCAATTTAGTTGTGGGCTCTTAGAGTATATTTCTTCTAGCGTGTAAGCAAACCTGATTACATATGCGATTCATCAACGAGTATTAAATTTTCACTATAACCtcaatttaacaataatttcCATTAAAACCTACGTTTTCGATTATCGATACAtcttaagttttattataactaCGTGAACGATTGGCAGTTGACGTCGACCGTGTTATCCGATCAAGTAAAAATGTCCGTACGCCATAGACAAAACGAGTAGAAATAGAATCGGGTCGTGGCAGTTAACACTGTCATCTTTACAGTTGTATAGTTGATTAGAGAAAATGCAGTACAAAAAATCAATATTGTTTGTGATAGTAATAGAtgattataattttcaaataccTGCAGCAAAATTGATAATATTTACCGTTTCGTTTATGGTGTATCTGTCGGACAAATTTAATAGATCATTTTTCAAGTTTCGCAGACCGCATCATATTACGTTATTAAATCTAAGTTAAAAGCTCAACTTTAACTTACACGTAGATCGATATAAGGTATAGATTGTATAAAACGAGTGGAAAACCTAATAACCTTAATACGATACTGGGCAAAGGGTTATTGTAAAAGGTTAAACAATTCTACACTTAAAGATAGCTTAAAATAGTATGAAGGGTGTCATAGCCGGAAAAAATAATATGCGCAAGAtttatttaactaattaaataataaatagatagatagggCGATCGCATTTTTTTCTTAGAACGATACACTTCTGTTTTTAGAAAGACAAAAATAATCAAGCAGTTAAcaataggtattaaaaattCTTTTGTCTATAAATGTGACTCAGAATTTCTTTTACTAGGCATCATCGATAAATTTACTCGACTACACCATTCTAATAGTTTAGATTCGATTCATATTCGAATCATCTCCTTACAATTTCATTAAAACATTACAACACACcgacaaaacattttttttctaccTAACAAATAGATATGTCATCGAATCACCGTCTTCACTAATGGGGGCAGTGATGTTAAAAATATTCCCTTAATCTATttagttatgtaaataaaaacaataaaatgccTAGCTGAGAAACTCAACGGCCTACTATCAACTTTTTACAAATCACGAAAGTTTTGTTAAATATGCATTAGAATTATTTACCTACGATAAGTTTCTTCGGTCTTGAATTGACACGAAATAATTGTTGATAGTAAACACATTGGTCCATTTTTATGGCGAATTCTATTTAAGGATGATTTTAAAAACTGTAGCATGGAATGGGCAAGACAAACAGGTAGATATACTTTTACGCAAATCAAAATGTAAAATCAGAGCTATTTACATAAAATTTCATATCCACTACGCACATGACAGAATTTCACACGACACAGCCGATTCGTCCTAAAAAGTTTGTTATATTGCATTAATGAAACATGTTTGTTATCACAAAATTTACACTACTAAACGTATTTAACACCCGATATGAAAAATAAACTTCTAATTACAGCTGCAATAACtatttttacacttttacaATATAATGTCGTATAAGATATATCATGTGATGATCAGAGTAAAACATCATAATTGTCGCATAACGTCCTCTAAGCGCACTGAGTCAATTCTAATTTACCAGGACTAGTGCACGAATTCTTCAAGACTTTTATAGCCAGTCCAAattgtatataaaaaaaatattcgtacTTTTTGCAcgtttaagtttaaaaaaaatatatggagCGGTATAAAAACCTGGAAAAGTAGTCCACTAGCTCTTGGTCTATAATAATTACATGTTATATGTATTTTGCTAAATTATGTATTCGGCGGAACAATTAATTAACCggttaatttttaaatagtgTACCATCAcgaaattcttattttttttctgaaatttaAATGCATCGAACTTTTGTTTTTCCAATAATTTAACGTTTATAATGTTccatatttaaaaatagcacGAACAGCAGCGCATAAAAATTCCTTTTTTATCTATGGTAGTAAGATATAAGCTGAACACACATTACTACTAAACGATACATGCACTTGTTACGTATTTTTTGTTTAGTTAAAATCCAAATGACTTTCGCAAGCGCCGAAAATACGGTGTAGGTATGCTGATAACCTCATCTGCATTTTTAACGTACTGAAAAATTAGTTGCGTTTGGCGATGTAATGTGCAGTCTGCTTAAAAGTTCTTTTTTATCTATGGTAGTTAGATATAGGGTTATTCAATAAAGAGTTTATTAAAGATATTTACCCTTCCGATTCACAATCATGTTTGCAATAACTGGTCGCATTCGTAAATATACATCATAAGTAACTTTTCCTAGGCACTGATACGTGATAGCCTCATAAGGTATACAACATTTTGTGAACAAATGTgggttatataatataatcaatttgaGAAAAACTGCGCCTTCTTGTAATTTTAACCCTGCCGTTTTTTCTAATTATATTTAGGtatgaattaatttttaaaagaaagtTCATTTTCCCTTAATATTCATTTAGAAATTGTCAACTTTGTTAAAATGACGTTTTAAACGTTATCTTCATCAAGACATTCATATGATTACTTTGCTTTAGAAATATGCTAAAATCTcaaaattattacaaagttGGCAATGTTTCTAAGTAATCTAACTGTAAAGACCTATAAACCACTCTCCATTAAATCTTAGTAAAGTGCGTTTTACGTCAATTCCATCAACAAATGTCACAATAATATCTACGTAGCcattattcaaattatttatgaaaAGGTCAAAATTAAActgtcattattattatataatatttaaaatattaaaatcatattttattcatgACGTACCTAAAATTATGTTAAATGTGTAGGCTATCAACACTCAACAGTAGTTTAACTATAGGTCTTATGTAGCAATTATACAAACATTAAATGTTGCGTGTTGTTAAaactgtataataatattatgtaggtatgataAACCTATTATGTAAGATAGGCATCGTagttctttttaatttaattttttaatgtgcTACTAGGTATAGGTCACGGTAAATACACGTCAAATATCTACggtacatttttatatttttaagaattttaattgtaggtataacgaatttgtattttgtatggtTTCAATCAGTTATTACTGGgttcaattaaaaaattacaattgttTCCAATTAAACAACAATAGTCATCAATTCTTCAGGCAATTTTAATTTCGATTATGTTGTAGAATTTACcatctaaaatttaaaatacgaaCGATCTGTCACATTTACACAGATTAACAACACGCTTTGATGGAATGTCAAAGGACCATAGACAATTGTTTCTCTAAGGCGATATGCATACACCTACACGGCAGGGTTTGCTAAGGGTTAGTTTAGACGAGTATGTCTCAGCGTCAGTTGGCGTAGTGGTCGAACGATCCGAGGTACTCCAGCGCAGCGCGGTAGCAGAATTCGTACTGGTCCTATGACAAAAAAACACCGATtgtaatacatttttattcgAAGATAAAAAAGAGTTTTATTGTCAAGCGGCCAGTGCGTgcaaacaagtagtccaatctcaATTTACAACagtatcagagtgaactagagtgaggaaactctcgatTTGATCTTGAAATCGACATctatcaaatattaggctaggggtggGGTGACGTGGAATCAAAGCAGTCGTACACCTCGTATTCAGATTGgattacctacttgttttgcacgcactcatcatcatcatgatcaaataaataaataaacccatcgccggcccactactgtaCACGGGTCTCCGACCAGTATGAGaagtttggctatagtccaccacgccggaCATGtccggattggaagacttcacacatttttgagaacattatggagaactgaatattatgcaggtttcctcacgatgttttccttcgcgtTTTGCTGTgtttaaagtaagtgatatttaatttcataaaatgcacataatttCAAAAAGTCAGGAGGCGCGTGCCTGGGACGCGCGACGGACCACTTACGAGGCGGACGGACGACTTAACCAGATAGGCTATTGGGCTATAACGACTGACGCACTCACTATTCTATCTGTACTGTTCGCAATTCACATCTTCCAATTTACTGCGGGGTGAGGGCTTAGAGACACGACCTTTGTACGGTGTAAGCTAAttccattaaaaataattacttagcCGATACGAGGAATTTACAGCTTTCAAAGGCGCGAGGTATTCCCAGCGGAAAGTGAATTCGGGCTAGGGTTGTCACGCGTTTATCGTAGCATATACTAGTTGTTTATgtctaaaatattttgatataatcCTGGAGTagtccaggcctgaaataaagcgataTGGCCGACTATtattggaaggccgaggcgaagccgaAGACTTCTCAAGTAATTTTTATACTAAACTAAGTTAAGACTTTTTGTGATGTGTGTCTTTCTAATGTGGTACTAATAAGGCTTTTTTATTAGCACAATTTTCATATACTTACGTGGAAAAGTGTGAAACTACGATTAAGATTAGTATTTTTTCGGTAAAATTCACTAGAATGAGAAATAATACCATACGTATTTTACGCAAGTGTTTTTTAAAGTCAGGATAAATTATAGAAACAAAACATAAgcgatattataataaatgtgacAACCCTATTTCAGGCCTttataagtaaaattaaattgagCTTCCCCTACTTTTGTAGAAGCAACATTGATTGAAAAAAGATTATTGCTAAGCTGCTGAGTCACTAACAGGTACTCGTATTTATAGATTGTATAATGTTATTATCGCTGTAGAAAATCTTCGTCGGTATTTATTTTAGATCGCGACCGTTGTTGTACCTATTCAAAACTATCAAACGAATGTAGGTCTGATAGTTTTGGTCTAGATGATTTGTGACATAAGTGGAGAAGAAATTATCCATCTTAGTTTCTTCTCCACTTGTGTCACAATCAAGCTCCAATGCCGATTCGATTCTTTAGAATCACAGACCTAGAATAATTCATCTGATAATTTTGAATAGTTTAATGCATTAAACCTTTTCCACCTGGAAAGATAGGATGAAACTTGACTATTCAAATGAATCTTTATCTCATTAAAAATATCATATCTTTAGGTAATTAAACTATTCAAATGAATCTTTCATATCCTTCCAGGTTGAAGGATATGAAAGATTCGTTAAATACCTAATttgtttctacgcggcatcattTCAGCATGCTAAATAATTGTTTGCCTATAAAAGCCGAGTCCGTCTGAATTTGATAGTAGGTAATCCCATCTCAACATTATATTAATTCCTAGGAGTGCGCATAATTACTCATACGCACGAAAGGCGAGTCGAGATAGGAGACGGGAGGCGAGATGTCTATTCACATTATCATTCATCTCGTGTCGTCTTGCACTCGCGCAGTGGCGAATTTATGCGCAGGTTACGTTCTGTTAGTCGTTGATATAGGGGACTAAAGGATGAAAATAGAGTCAGTCGTGTGGCGCCAGACGGCTCAATAATTGTAGTATGTTTCTTGTGTGACTGAGTGAGTGAAATTATAACATTAACTCAAACAGTGGTTATCCTAAAGAAGCCAAAGTAGTCGGCCCAATATGTAATTAAATGCACGGCTAAGACTTCCCTCGTTAAGAGCGTTACCTCAGTTTGCACCATGGCGGGGCGTTGCGTGCGCAGCGTGCGTACGGTCTGGAACACGTCCACTACGCCCTCGTACTGCATGCGCTCGAGCACCGTCGACAGCGTTATGAACACGCCCGTACGGCCGACGCCAGCACTACAAAAAAATTAGTACTAAGTTGGGAAACTAGGAAGACTGATGATCtcaagcgagtcgcagggagctgcttaGATAGGAGCGGTGCAAGATCGTGGTTTGTTTTAATTTCTATAAGACACCTATGTGCAGCAATTTAAGAAATActtaaacgtttttctttttttcttccattctttctttcttcggtTGACGTTTATGTTACAGCGACTTAGTAGAAAAGTAAATAATGCACTGGAGATTACattgattaatattaattactgttGACGGcgttggtcaaaatataacgtTACAAAATCTGCGGCCAAGAAACTCGACAAGTAACGACGACGAGGCTTAGTAAGTTTAGTCTGTAATTTACAAATGcagaataaaatttaaaagggAAACGAATGTTAACACTTACGAACGATACTAATAAGATCCATAATATGGAATATGGATCCTAATACAACTACGACCACGATCCAAACGTGAAAGTAGAAATACATGTTATACTTTGCACAAAACCCACCTGCAGTGTACTGTGATAGGACCATCCTGTCCAAACTGTTCTTTAGTCTTGTGGACTTGGCCGAGGAAGTCGATGAAGCCTTCACCACTCTTGGGCACGCCTTGTTCAGGCCAGTCCGTGAATTGGAACTGACGGACCGTCCTCGACGCCCCGTCGCGAGCGTCTGTGACctgcatcaaaataataataagttaataaattaaaaatttattagcaAAAAAATTGTTACACAAGTTAAATTAACAATTctctaaaataaacttaaatctaaattaaaactaaaaaaccggccaagtgcgagtcaggctcgcgcaatgagggttccttactacagtcgaatgttttttcgacattttcgtttaagaatgtacaggtgaagacctttcatatgataccccacttgatatacctagtcactaacttcgaaagttgaaaattctaattattagttcatgaccacaatttaattttttttgtgtgatctaaccctaaattcacggttttcagatttttccccaaatgtcagctataagacctacctacctgtcaaattttatgattctaggtcaacgggaagtaccctgtaggtttcttgacagacagacggacagacagacagacagacagacagacagacagacagacaacaaagtgatcctataagggttccgtttttccttttgaggtacggaaccctaaaaagaatattttaaattaaaaatgggccgaattgagaaccaccttctttttgaaagtcggttaaaaactaaaataaattaaattgaatctaaaatctcatcgagaccaccgcagcgaggaattgtacccaagatgctggtaGCATTGCCCCTTTGGagggccaaactaattctttgccATCTGTCGGGTCCCCGGATGACTCGATAACCGTTTTTGAAATTTCATCTCGAGCCCTCGGGCCCCATGTCAAAAGGcacaaaatatgaaataaataataatttaaacaggAAGACGAGACGTTATCCACGGTTATGTAAATTACCTTGAATTCTCTCAAGATGTACTGTGGCATATTGTACTCGGCGATAGGATCAACGACAAAGCACTGGTATCGAACAGAGCGGTCCGAAGGCCAATATTGGTGACATTTTTCCtgtaataaaatagtaatattcAAAATGGGTTCAAAAACGTCaagtattaaaattaaagaattagcAGCAACTTACTCTGCCCATCTCCTTCAATTTAGTAAGCATAACGATGATGGTCGAATTGTGCTCCCAAAGCATTCGCCAGAAATCATCTGTCGTATCAGGCAATGGGCCTTGAGTGGCAATGTAGGCGGCCCTATATCTGTATCCATCAACAAACGAAGCATTGATATAATCTGAGCCATCCCGCGGAGTCAAGCAGACTCGGGTAGACTCGTATGGCAAGATGTGCACCAGTCTATTCTTGTGTTTATTGCATGGCAAGCTAGCGGACACAAATCGGCTAGAATCGGCTTTCATATTTGCGAGCTTTTTAAATTCCAATTCCATTCCAGTTATATTCTCGATCGTATCGATTCGCATCAGTTTCTGAATGTGCGAATGCAAATTACGAGCTGGCACTTCGGTGTCTCCGCAAATAACAGCTTCGAGTAAGGCATCATGGATAAAAATGTACTGGTCTTCTGTTTGCACCATGTAGTTTCGTTGAGCTCGTAAACAAGTCACGTGGCCATAGATGTCTACAGTGCGTTCGTGCCTGGCTCTTTCGAGCATAGAGTCGATAACAATAAAGCATCCCGTACGCCCGACTCCAGCAGAGCAGTGCACGACTAAAGGACCGGCATCAGGAGGGTTCAAAGCACGAACACGGCGTAGAAATTGCAAGAAAGGAGCTGGATGATCAGGTACTCCGTGATCGGGCCACGCAGTGAACTGAAGTTGCTTAATTTCTCGACGCTCAGCTCCCCCGTTTCGAGTCACTTGGAATGTTCTAATACAATAAGTGGCAAGTTCCTGAACTTCTGCGATGGTAACCGTCATCATACCATACGACTCGCTGCCTCGGCTTGGCCAATATTGATCGCACTTAATTCTCGTCCTCTCTTCTAACTTTGTCATCATTACTATTGTGGACGTTCGTAGTTCCCAGCACATTCGCCAGAAATCTGCAAACGTTTCTTGAAGTGGCCCTTGTGTGGCGACGTACGCATTATGTTTGCGGTAACCATCACAATAGTTGGCATTAATGTAATCGCTTCCAAGAATTCCATCGATTGGTTGCAGAATGACGCGACTGTGGTCGTATGCAATTACATTGGCGTAGCGGTTCTTGGGCTTATTTACTTCCATGTTAGAGTGATCCCATGTGAATTGTTGACCAGGTTCTATACTCTCATACTCCTGAGAGAATTTCAGGTTGTCATTAGCTTTTAGCCTGTCAATATGTTCAGATAGTTCTGATATTGGGATCGGAGGATGAGAGATCATAGCTGGTGTTTGGAAGTTTAAGCGCCTCATTTCAACTGGATCGGAAGGCGCGCCAAATCCAATATCAGCAGACATTAAGGGTCGCGTAACAGCCGCTTGGTCGGGAGTTTTACAAGGTTGTCTTCTTCTTTTAACAATGAATAACAGTACTAAACATAACGATAGCATCAACGCTGCTATTATTGGACCTATAACCCATACCATTCCAGCCTCTTTTCTGTTCTCTTCTATTCTAATTTCTGGATCTCCATTAATATCTTTGGGATCTGGTCTCCTCGGTTCTTCACCCGGTGGAGCTTCTCGCATATCCAACGATAAGTATTCTGAGAAAGGACTAGATGTATATAAATGCTTTTGAGGAGTATCGACAACAGCTCTAACGAAAACTCTGTATTTCTTATTTAGATTCAGCTTTCTATTGAGGAAGCCTTCGTACATTTCGTCATTACCGAGATGGAAGGTATAAAGAATATTTCTTTGCAAAAACTTGGCAGCAATATACGGCGCATTTTCATCATCTGTCCGagcattatttttaattaaatcttcGGTTAGGAACTGATCTGGGTTTTTATGGTTATGTGCTTTATCATCTGGTACAACAACTAAATAGTAATGTGATATGGGTCCATATTCTTCAGAGGCTTGAGGTAGAATTACGAGTATTTCATTATCGACAACACCGTAAAAGTCTGGTTTAACCATCGGTTTAGGTGCGGCCATTTGAGTAGTCACCGTTATCGTGGTAGGCGGTCTATATGACTTATCATTAGGTATGGCACTTATATTTACATTGTACGTAGTAAATGGCGATAAATCATTAATTGAATATGAAGTCTTATCATGTTTAACAACAATTTCTTTCTTAAAAATTTCTTGAGTTTGAGTCATTCCTAGAGAATCAACAAATTCTTTTATTGCATTATACGAAATCTTATAGCTAACTGGATTCAAACGTAACGGGGGAGACCACGATAGTGTCATGGAATGGGTGGATACATCTTGAGCTCTAAGATGTAAAGGCACTTCTTCGGGCTTGACTTTAACAGTAACTTTTTCCGACAGCCTTCCTAAACCATCAGCAGTCTTCGCCGCTACTGCTATAGCATATTCGGCGAACTTTTCTAGGTTTTCCAAATCAGCAGAATGTGTAACATGAACAGTTTTCTGCTGCCATTCATCTAAATCCTCTACAGGAGTCATAGTGAAGAATATAACATAACCGATAATTTTCTTTCTCGACGGAACAGGCTCCCACCATACTTCCACACCTGATTCTGATGTTGCAACGGCTTTGACTGACATGGGCGCTCTACCGATGTCCCTTTCAGTATGAGCCGTGATATCCTTACTATACGGGCCGGCACCTTGGTCCGTGTAAGCCCTTACTTTGAACACATAATGGGCATCTTCTTCTAAGCCGGTAAACACTGCTTTTGTGTGTTCGGTAGTTTTTTCAATCAGAGACGATTGGTCTCCTCGCTTATAAAATTGGACGTCATACTTTTTTATTTGGCCACTTCTGTCTGCTCTGATTGGTGGTTCCCATCTAATGCTAATAACGTCTGGAGTTTGGAAATGATAGGTAACGTTACTCGGAGGTCCTTTCGGAGCGCCTTCTGGCGTTAGCCAATACTTGATTGTTTCCTGACCGATTCCAATCGGATTCCTTCCTGCTAATCTAAATTCATACTGT
This window harbors:
- the Lar gene encoding tyrosine-protein phosphatase Lar isoform X2, whose product is MLFKTASAQTGAGKMRERRRAQHRTAALLTACLFFLSQADAADVGTEDSLETLPPLEVTVTQEPLIGIPPVNDSANFFIQYLTHPPEITIRPRNLQVRANGIAAFYCAARGDPIPNIQWRKNGKRVSSMQSRYQVSGMESAAGPNANGAVLRIEPVRAQRDDATYECVAENGVGDAVTAVATLTVFEADKVPPGFPSIAPPPTTMVVEVGHTATLPCQASGNPSPRVRWLWNSLPLDVASNPRYALLNDKMHGTLQIVKSEEEDQGKFECVAENAIGTEFSKPTSLYVKVRRVAPQFSIPPPARTEVMLGSNLTLKCVAFGSPMPTVKWKKGLTKWLTPEDNPPLGLNTLKLEDIRESANYTCEAASVLGVIETTAEVKVQSLPGPPTEVRASEITATTVRLAWTYSGLEDPQYYVIQYKPKYANQAFSEISGVITQYYSVTNLSPYTEYEMYVIAVNNIGRGPPSSPAVITTGETEPGSAPRNVQVRPLSSSTMVIQWDEPETPNGQVTGYKIFYTSDPSQSLQSWHSQMMDNNHLTTISELTPHTVYTIRVQAFTSVGPGPISAPVQVKTQQGVPSQPSNLVAVEAGETSVTLNWKRPAHAGDNIVSYELYWNDTYAKEHHRKRIPITESYTLNGLYPNTLYYIWLAARSQRGEGATTPPIAVRTKQYVPGAPPMNVTAAAISPTAIRVSWQPPPAERANGRIAYYKLLCVESGRGDSEATVVKLNQTSFVLDELRRWTEYRIWVLAGTSVGDGPASYPVTVRTHEDVPGEPQDVKVISINSTSIHVTWKPPQEKEKNGIIRGYHVHVQELREEGKGLLNDPMRFNVMDDTTLELNVSGLQPDTRYSVQVAALTRKGDGDRSPPVTVKTPGGVPNRPTVNLKIMERDPIVSIEIEWAKPAQTYGDLLGYRLRYGIKDQPLEEINFPGTKVTSHRINDLERGVQYEFRLAGRNPIGIGQETIKYWLTPEGAPKGPPSNVTYHFQTPDVISIRWEPPIRADRSGQIKKYDVQFYKRGDQSSLIEKTTEHTKAVFTGLEEDAHYVFKVRAYTDQGAGPYSKDITAHTERDIGRAPMSVKAVATSESGVEVWWEPVPSRKKIIGYVIFFTMTPVEDLDEWQQKTVHVTHSADLENLEKFAEYAIAVAAKTADGLGRLSEKVTVKVKPEEVPLHLRAQDVSTHSMTLSWSPPLRLNPVSYKISYNAIKEFVDSLGMTQTQEIFKKEIVVKHDKTSYSINDLSPFTTYNVNISAIPNDKSYRPPTTITVTTQMAAPKPMVKPDFYGVVDNEILVILPQASEEYGPISHYYLVVVPDDKAHNHKNPDQFLTEDLIKNNARTDDENAPYIAAKFLQRNILYTFHLGNDEMYEGFLNRKLNLNKKYRVFVRAVVDTPQKHLYTSSPFSEYLSLDMREAPPGEEPRRPDPKDINGDPEIRIEENRKEAGMVWVIGPIIAALMLSLCLVLLFIVKRRRQPCKTPDQAAVTRPLMSADIGFGAPSDPVEMRRLNFQTPAMISHPPIPISELSEHIDRLKANDNLKFSQEYESIEPGQQFTWDHSNMEVNKPKNRYANVIAYDHSRVILQPIDGILGSDYINANYCDGYRKHNAYVATQGPLQETFADFWRMCWELRTSTIVMMTKLEERTRIKCDQYWPSRGSESYGMMTVTIAEVQELATYCIRTFQVTRNGGAERREIKQLQFTAWPDHGVPDHPAPFLQFLRRVRALNPPDAGPLVVHCSAGVGRTGCFIVIDSMLERARHERTVDIYGHVTCLRAQRNYMVQTEDQYIFIHDALLEAVICGDTEVPARNLHSHIQKLMRIDTIENITGMELEFKKLANMKADSSRFVSASLPCNKHKNRLVHILPYESTRVCLTPRDGSDYINASFVDGYRYRAAYIATQGPLPDTTDDFWRMLWEHNSTIIVMLTKLKEMGREKCHQYWPSDRSVRYQCFVVDPIAEYNMPQYILREFKVTDARDGASRTVRQFQFTDWPEQGVPKSGEGFIDFLGQVHKTKEQFGQDGPITVHCSAGVGRTGVFITLSTVLERMQYEGVVDVFQTVRTLRTQRPAMVQTEDQYEFCYRAALEYLGSFDHYAN